One Candidatus Methylomirabilis tolerans genomic window, GTCCCAACGGTTCGGGTAAGAGCACCCTGGCCCATCTGCTTGCCGGTCGGGACACGTACACGGTCACGGCAGGCGAGGTGATGTTTGAGGGGAAGGATCTGCTTCGGATGCCTCCGGAAGAGCGCGCTCGCGAGGGGGTCTTTCTGGGCTTCCAATATCCGGTGGAGATCCCCGGGGTGAGCACCAGCTACTTTTTGAAGGCGGCAGTAAATGCCACAAGAAAGCACCGCGGCCTCGAGGAGCTGGATGCTATCGACTTCCTCAGCCTGATTAAGGAAAAGATGAAGCTTGTCGAGCTGGATCAGAGTCTCTTGAATCGTCCGCTCAACGAAGGTTTCTCCGGCGGGGAGAAGAAACGAAACGAGATCTTCCAGATGGCCGTGCTCGAACCCAAACTGGCGATCCTGGATGAGACCGACTCCGGCCTGGACATCGATGCCTTGAGGATCGTCGCGAACGGCATCGATGCGCTCAGGAGTCCGGACCGCGCCATGATCCTGATCACCCATTACCAGCGGTTGCTGAACTATGTCACTCCGGACTTTGTCCACGTCCTCTCTGAGGGGCGGATCGTCAAGTCAGGGGGACAGGCGCTGGCCCTCGAACTCGAGGCGAAAGGGT contains:
- the sufC gene encoding Fe-S cluster assembly ATPase SufC, encoding MLNIKNLHAQVGDNEILRGIDLVVKAGEVHAVMGPNGSGKSTLAHLLAGRDTYTVTAGEVMFEGKDLLRMPPEERAREGVFLGFQYPVEIPGVSTSYFLKAAVNATRKHRGLEELDAIDFLSLIKEKMKLVELDQSLLNRPLNEGFSGGEKKRNEIFQMAVLEPKLAILDETDSGLDIDALRIVANGIDALRSPDRAMILITHYQRLLNYVTPDFVHVLSEGRIVKSGGQALALELEAKGYDWIKAEAELAQQTPVPDSDRGIV